Part of the Vicinamibacteria bacterium genome is shown below.
CGAGGACAGCGAGGCCTTCCGTCGGGCCACCGACATCTCGGTCGAGGACCTGGAGAGCCTGCCCGCGAGCGAGATGGTGACCACCCTCGTGCGGCGGACGGTTCGCAGCGGCTGGCGACTGCTGCTGCTGGTGGACGAGGCGGAGGAGCTCCTGACCGTGGCCCGCGTCGACGCGGGCGTGATCCCCCGCCTGCGCCGCATCTTCCAGAAGGGGGCGGAGGTGCGGACGGTGCTCACCTCCACCCGGAGGCTGGCCCGCATCGACGAGCGGACCGACTTCGCCACCTCCCCCTTCCTGCAGGGCTTCGTCCCGCCCCTGTACCTCACCCCCCTCGCCCCCGAAGAGAGCCGGTCGCTTCTGGCCCGGGGGAACTTCCGGGGCGACGAGGTGGAGGTGATCATGGAGCGCACCGGGAACCATCCCTTCCTGGTCCAGCTCATTGCCAGCCGGCTTTTCGAAAGCCGCGACCTCGCGGGAACCCTGGACCAGGTGGCGTCGGACGAGATGGTCTCGAACTTCTTCTCCGTGGACTTCCAGACCCTGGAGGAGGGCGAGCGGGCCATCCTCGAGGAGGTGTCCCGGGAGGGCCGGCGCTCGCGCCGGGAGCTGGCCCAGGCCCTCGGCAAGGGCGAGGAGAGCGTGGAGCCGCAGATCTACGGCCTGCTCATGTTGGGCTACCTGGCCACGGAGGGGAAGGAGTACCGGGTCGGCAACTGGTTCTTCGACCGTTGGCTGCGCCGGGTGGCCGCTACCCGCGCCAGCGAAGCGAGGCCGGTGTAGGAGGGCGGTCGAAGTCGCCGACCACGGGCGGCGCGATGCGCTGGGAAAGATGCTGGCCGGGGTCAACAAGGTCTACGAGCACGGCGGGAAGGAGTACCACCTGCAGGTCGAGGACCTGGGGGTGGAGCAGGCCTGCTTCGAGGTCCGGGTCTACGACAAGGGAACCGTGCTCTGGCGCAAGCGCGTCCCCTACACCGAGGTGCTCCAAAAAGCCCTCCCCAAGCAGGAACAGGAGGAGGAGCTTCTCTCCCTGATGGAAAAGGCGCTCCACACCGTGCAGGCCGCGATCGCCAAGGGGGTTTTGCCTGTGGGACGAGACCGTCCAGGAGGCTAGGCAGGACGGGCGCCTCCCACCGGAGGTGCTCGGGCAGGTCGCCGGGGCCGGCCCCGCGGAGGAAGTCGGGCGGCGGGGTGTGCATGATCAGCGGTCCGACGAGCTTGCGCAAGACGAGCCGCGCGATCTTCGGCTCCGCCCGCAGCGCGGCCTTCCACTCCGTCGTCCGGCGCTCCAATGCCGCGCGGAGACGCTCGCGGCTGGGCCGCTCCGGGCGCGGCTCGCGGAGCCTCACCTCGATGCGCGCGATCGCGGCCTCGCGCTCCCTGATCTTCGGCGCGGCGGTGCTCTCCTGCACCCCGGCAGCGACGAGCTCGACCAACCGATCGACCTCGGCGCGCAGACGGTCCCGCTCCGTCTCCAAGTGCGCGGTCGGGTCGGGCGCGTCGTCCACGAGCGTCAGTAGCTCTGCGATGTAGCGCGTGCCGAGGATCTCGTCCTCGATAATCGACAGGACCAAGTCGTCGGCCTCGCGGATCGGCAGCACGATCGAGTTGCTGCATAGGCCCGGCTTGTGCCGCCGAGTGGCGCATACGTACACGCCGCCGGGGGCGCCCCACGCTCGGGCCTCGAAGTTACGGCCGCACGTCGGGCAGATCAGCATGCCGCCGGAGAGCAGGTACTTGCCGTGCGCCTTGTCGGGGGCCCGGCCGTCCTTCCTGGCGAGCGTGGCCTCGTGGCGGGTCCGCCGCTCGTCGAGCAAAGCGTCGACGCGTCCCGCTAGCTCCTCGTCCACGATCCCCCACTCGGGTCTCGAGAGACGGATCCACTCTGCCTCGGG
Proteins encoded:
- a CDS encoding recombinase family protein, which gives rise to MSAAAIYARKSNAQDGVAEEARSVERQVHGARAFIAKQGWTLHEGHVYQDDGVSGALWLKRPEFRRLMRDAAAGAFNAVVFYDLDRFGRNARHTMEALHTLADLGISVWDYSTGQPVDLDSFVGETMAFLRARFDQEEREKARKRVRDAMRRKAELGHVVGGDVFGYDNERMPDGHVERLINKAEAAVVRDIYGRFAAGENPRAIAHTLNQAGILAPRARRGSPHGWSPGTVRAILMRPLYRGVIVYGRTAVKYGRELGKQSAREKGQVPRPEAEWIRLSRPEWGIVDEELAGRVDALLDERRTRHEATLARKDGRAPDKAHGKYLLSGGMLICPTCGRNFEARAWGAPGGVYVCATRRHKPGLCSNSIVLPIREADDLVLSIIEDEILGTRYIAELLTLVDDAPDPTAHLETERDRLRAEVDRLVELVAAGVQESTAAPKIREREAAIARIEVRLREPRPERPSRERLRAALERRTTEWKAALRAEPKIARLVLRKLVGPLIMHTPPPDFLRGAGPGDLPEHLRWEAPVLPSLLDGLVPQAKPPWRSRPARCGAPFPSGREAPPPVPAWGGLFGAPRCRGRACARARFPCRRPGPRSRPAPPPGPRPAGGTPSRRARRPC
- a CDS encoding AAA family ATPase, giving the protein MRNPFIAGSWVRGDNFFGRSGILREILEGERHSLWILGARRLGKTSLLKELEHRVQQSSQSPFVPLYWDLQGSGDARGLAETFLGSVEDSEAFRRATDISVEDLESLPASEMVTTLVRRTVRSGWRLLLLVDEAEELLTVARVDAGVIPRLRRIFQKGAEVRTVLTSTRRLARIDERTDFATSPFLQGFVPPLYLTPLAPEESRSLLARGNFRGDEVEVIMERTGNHPFLVQLIASRLFESRDLAGTLDQVASDEMVSNFFSVDFQTLEEGERAILEEVSREGRRSRRELAQALGKGEESVEPQIYGLLMLGYLATEGKEYRVGNWFFDRWLRRVAATRASEARPV